TGCCGTTGATGGGTAGCTCGCCTAGCACCTGGCGCATGGCCTCGGTACCGGCAGCGTCCACGGCTTCTTTGTCGCCTTTTCCGGCTAGGCGGCTAGCGGCCAAGGCGGCTTGCTCGGTGACGCGGGCGACCTCGAGTACCAGTAGGCGTTCGATCTCCATAAACTGAGCCTATCAAAGCTCGAGTCAGCCTCGCCGCGGTAGCGGTTCCAACAGACCGCTGCTATTTTGCGGACGGGCACCCATCAGCTCTGCGCGAAAAGCTACTGGGAGCAGGACCAAGATGCAGCGGTGAACGCGGCAAGCCCTCTTGGCTCAGACTGGGGGAACACGCTCGACCGGGATGGACGCGCTTTTTTGGTTGCGCTCCCATAGCACTCGAGCCAGATCCTGAGGGCTCAGGCCCAGCTCGGTCAACGTAAAGAGCAGGTGAAAGAGCAGGTCCGCGGCTTCCCAGGCGAGTTCTTCCCGGCTACCATTCTTTGCGGCGATGATGACCTCTCCAGCTTCCTCCCCGATCTTCTTGAGGATGCGGTCGAGGCCCGCGTCGTGCATCTTTACCACATAAGAGCCCTCGGGGCGCTCGCGGAGCCGAGCGCGGAGGGTGCGGTAGACCTTTTCCAGCACTTCGCCCAGGGGAGGCGTCGTGGTTTCCGTAATGGAGTGGTGAAAACACGTCTCGGCCCCGGTGTGGCAGGCCGGGCCGGTAGGGATCACCCGGTAGAGCACCGCATCCTGGTCGCAATCCAGCAGCACCTCTACCACCTCTTGGGTGTTGCCGGAGGTGGCCCCTTTGACCCAAAGCTCGCCCCGGCTGCGGCTCCAGAAGGTGCTTTGGCGGGTCTCGAGGGTTTTGGCTAGGGCTTCCCGGTTAGCGTAGGCCAGGGTCAGCACCTGGCCGCTTTGGGCGTCCTGTACGACCACCGGCACCAGGCCGTTGGCGTCGAATTGCACGTCCTCGATATTCATGCGGGCACCTCGATGCGGATAGGGAAACCCTTTGAAGCCAGGTACTCCTTGAGTTCGGGGATGGGGATTTCCCCAAAGTGGAACACCGAAGCGGCTAGGGCGGCGTCAGCTACCTCGAGCACCGCTGCGAAATCCTCGCGCCTTCCCGCTCCGCCCGAGGCGATCAGCGGAACCCCCACCGCCTCGCGGACGGCCCGGGTGAGCGGGAGGTCGTAGCCGGCCTTGGTTCCGTCTTGGTCCATGCTGGTGAGCAGGATTTCCCCCGCCCCTAGCTCTACCCCGCGCTCGGCCCATCGCACCGCATCGAGGCCAGTAGGGGTGCGTCCCCCCGCTACATAGACCTCCCAGCCATCGGGGCTCTTCCGGGCGTCAATCGCCAGCACTACCGCCTGCGAACCGAAGTGATCGGAGAGTTCCCGGATGAGTTCGGGTCGCCTGACCGCTGCTGAGTTCACCGAGACTTTATCGGCGCCGGCGAGGAGCAGGGCTCGAGCGTCCTCCAGGCTCCGCACTCCGCCCCCCACGGTGAGCGGGATAAACACCTGCTCCGCTACCTGCGAAACCAAATCGAGCAGGATTTTCCGCTCCTCATGGGTGGCGGTGATGTCGAGAAAGACCAGCTCGTCAGCCCCTGCTCGGTCGTAGGCACGGGCGGCTTCCACAGGGTCTGCGGCGTCCCGCAGGTTTACGAAATTGACCCCCTTGACCACCCGCCCGGCGTGGACATCCAGACAAGGGATGAGGCGTTTGGCTAGCATGGACAGAGTATAGCCCCTGGGCGAAAGTTCTTTGTGCTCAGCGCTCGAGCAGGCTCAGCACCTCTACGTGATGGGTGAAGGGGTAGAAGTCATAAGGTCGGGCGAAAGCGAGCCGGTAACCGGCCTGGGTGAGCCCCCGCACATCCCTGGCCCAAGTCGCAGGGTCGCAGGAGACATAGAGCACCCGTCTAGGGCGGGCCTGTACGATCGCCTGCATCACCTCCGCCGCTAGCCCGGAGCGGGGCGGGTCCACCGCGACCAAATCGGCGGGGGTGAACCTGGAAAGCTCCCTTGCGTCCCCGCGGTGAAAGCGCAGGTGACTCACCCCCAGCCTTTCCCGGTCGGCCTCCCCGCGCTTTACGGCATCCCGGCTGATCTCGACGGCGATCACCTCGCAAAACCGCTCGGCCAGGTGGAGCCCCAAGACCCCGCTCCCCGCGTAGAGTTCAATGGCTCTTCCTCCGTTCCCTACGATCCGGGCGGCTTCCTGGTACAAAAGCCCGGCGGCTTTGGGGTTGACTTGGGCGAAGCTCTGCACCTCTACGGTGGAGAGCACCCCGCCGAACTCCTCGAGCAAGCCTCCCTCCCCGGCCAGACGCCGCACCCGCCCCCGAAAGCGCCCTTTGGGGCTGACCTCGGCCCAGACCACCCCAGCCAGGCCCTCCCGTACCAAAGCCTGGGCGGTGGGCTTCCAAGAGTGAGCCTCCCCGCCGATCAGGCCCACCAGGGTGCGTCCCTCGTACAGGCTGCCCCGCAGCACCACCTCGTCGAGGTTCGAGAGCGGCCAGCGCGACAACAGCCGGAAAGCCTCCTGCAAGGGGGGCGCGATCAAGGGGTCTTGCTCGAGCTTTACCAGCTGGTGGCTGTCGGGTTTGCGGTAGGCGAGCCCGCCAGAAGGATGCAGCGCATACTGCGCGGCGGTGCGGTAGCCGAGGGCTTCCGGCGAGGGTTGGATGGGGGAGAGGGGAAACTCGAGCTTGGCAATGCGCCCCAGGGCTTCGTGCACCAAGCCCTGCTTGAGCGGCAGTTGGGCGGAGTAATAGAGGGGAAGATCAGCGGTCGGAGGAAGCGGGTCGGGATAGCGCTCAGGGTGGGCCTGGAGGATGTCCAATACCTGGCCCTCGAGGTGGTGCTTGCGCGACCGGAGCCCTACCCGAACCACCTCGCCGGGCAGGGCCCCGCGCACCAGGACCGTACCCATCGCGGTACGGGCCAGGCCCAGGCCACCCGGCACTAGCTTTTCTATGGTCAGTGTCACACCCCTAACTTTACGGGAACCTTCGGGAGGACCTAAGGGCACGGGTAATATTGATCTTCGGAGCGCCACGTCCCGCGTCGTACGCGAAGGACGGTTGCAGCGGCAAAGCAGGTTATAGTAAGTTGCACCGGGGAAACCCTAACCAGCGCCGTAAAGACGGACCGAAGAGTTTGGGGGGACCTGAAAATCATCTCGAGGCTTAGGAGGAAGATGCGATGAAGAAAATCCTACTAACTTTAGCGTCGCTCACCTTGGCGGCTTCCGCGCTGGCTCAGGAGTTCGTGACCATCGGATCTGGGGCCACCACCGGGGTCTACTTTCCGGTGGCTACGGGCATCGCCAAGCTGATCAACGATGCCAACGCGGGTATACGGGCTAACGCTCGCTCCACCGGCGGGAGCGTGTTTAACATCAACGCCATCGCCTCCGGGGAGTTGCAGATGGGCCTTTCCCAAAACGATATCGCCTATTACGCCTATAACGGCAGCAGCATCCCCGCCTTCGAGGGTAAACCGGTCAAGTCCATCCGCTCCATCGCGGTGCTTTACCCTGAAGTGGTGCACATCGTCGCCCGGGCGGAGGCCAAAATTGACTCGGTCGCTGACCTCAAGGGCAAGCGGGTGGTGGTGGGCGACGTAGGCTCGGGCACCGAGCAGAACACCCGTCAGATCCTCGAGGCCTACGGGCTCACCTTTAACGACCTGGGCCAGACCATCCGGGTAGGGGCTTCCCAGGGGATCTCGCTGTTGCAGGATGGCCGGGCTGACGCCATGTTCTACACCGTGGGTCTGGGGGCTTCGGCCATTCAGCAACTGGCCCTCACCACCCGGATCAACCTGGTCACGGTGGAACCGGCTAAACTCAAGACCCTCACCCAGAAGTATCCCTTTTACACCAGCTTCATCATCCCCAGCGGGGTCTACCGCGGCGTAGAGGTGAGCACCCCTACCGTGGCCGTGCTCTCGATGCTACTGGCTTCCGACCAGCTCAGCGCGGATAGCGTGTACAAGATCATGAAGGCCACCTTTGACAACCTGGCTGAGTTCAAGAAGATCCACCCCAACCTCGAGCGCTACTTCGACCCGAAAAAGGCGGTGCGCAACCTCCCGGTTCCGCTGCACCCCGGTGCCGAGCGTTACTGGAAGGAAAAGGGCGTAATCAAGTAGTCCGCTGGCCCCTTGGATAGGCCCCCTGTGCGGGGCCGATCTTTTTGTGGAGCCAAAGGAGCTTCGAAGGGATATATTGGCGTATGTTGCTCAGTGCCTGAGGAGGTAAGAATGGCCGAGGACAACCGTGCCTTGGAGATCGTAGAGGAGTCTGAGTTAGGAGGGCGTAAACCCAAGGGTTATAGCCGTTGGCTGATCTTCGCCGTCGCCGTTGCTTGGAGTCTGTTCCAGCTGTGGGCCACCTGGGCCGGAACCCTGGATCCGCTCAAGCTGCGCGCCATTCACCTGGCCTTTGCCCTAGCCTTGGCCTTCTTGGTCTACCCCTTTTCCAAGAAGAGCCCTAGAGACCGGGTTCCTTGGGCGGACTGGCTGCTGGCGGGCTTGGGGGTGGTTGGGGCGCTTTATGTGGTGGTGGAGTATTACGGGATCACGCAGATCCGCGGCGGGGTGCCAAACCAGCTCGACAGCGTGATGGCCACCCTGACCATTTTGGTTTTGCTGGTGGCCAGCTGGCGGGTTTTAGGCAAAGCGCTGCCGATCATCGCCGCGGTTTTTCTGCTATATGCCCTTACTGGTCCTAAGGGAGCGCTTCATTTCAGCCTACCTGCTTTTTTGCAGCTCCATGCTGGGTTTACCTGGCCCCAGGCGGTAGGCCAGCTCTACCTGACCACCGAGGGGCTGTGGGGTACGCCCATCGGGGTATCGGCTACTTTTGTGTTTTTGTTTGTGCTCTTCGGGGCGCTTTTAGATAAGGCCGGAGCTGGGCAGTTCCTGATCCAGATCGCCTACAGCTTGTTGGGAACCTTCCGGGGTGGCCCGGCCAAGGCCGCGGTGGTGGCTTCGGGGCTGCACGGGATGGTCTCGGGCTCCTCGGTTTCTAACGTGGTCACGGTGGGAACCCTGACCATCCCGCTGATGAAGCGGGTGGGCTACCCGGCGGAGACCGCGGGGGCCATCGAGGTAGCGGGGGGATCCAACGGGCAGCTCATGCCCCCGGTGATGGGAGCGGCGGCCTTCATCATGGCCGAATACCTCTCCATCCCCTACAGCCAGCTCATCGTCTATGCCGCCGTGCCGGCGGTGTTGGCCTATGCCACCCTTTTCGTGGTGGTGCACCTCGAGGCCTTACGGCTGGGCCTCAAAGGGGTTCCGCGTTCCGAGCTGCCCGCTGCCGGGCCTATTTTGCGCAGCGGTTTCCACTATCTGATCCCTCTGGGATACTTGATCTACAGCCTGGTCATCGCCCACATGACCCCCGAGCGGGCGGCCTTCAACACGGTGATGTTGATCGGCCTGTTGATCCTCCTGCAGGAGGCCTGGCGCGCTTGGCGAGGCGGCCAGGGAGCGCTATGGGGGCTGCGCCGGGGGGCGGGGCTGATCTTGGAGGGCCTCGAGGCAGCGGGGCGAGGTATGGTGGGGATCGCCTTGGCCACCGCCAGCGCGGGGATCATCGTGGGGGTAGTGACCATCACCGGAATCGGTTTTGGCCTCTCCGACATCGTGCAGGCCCTGTCCATGGGCAATATCATCGCCGTGCTGGTGATGACCCAGATCATCTGCCTGATCCTGGGGATGGGACTTCCCACCACCGCCAACTACATCGTCATGGCGAGCTTGGTGGTGCCGGTGGTGCTCAACCTGGCGGAGAAGGCTGGCCTCCAGGTGCCCGCGGTGGCCGCCCACCTCTTCGTGTTTTACTTCGGCATCATGGCCGACTCTACCCCACCTGTGGCGCTGGCGGCCTATGCGGCGAGCGCTATCGCCAGATCGGATTTCTGGCGCACCGGGGTACAGGGCTTTGTCTACGAGATGCGCACCGCCTTTTTGGCCTACATGTTCTTTTTTAACCCCAAGCTGCTGTTGATCGGGGTGAATGGTTTCTTCGACGTCCTCGAGGTGGTGCTCTCGGGCTTCATAGGCATGGTGGCCTTTGCTTCGGGGGTGATGGGGTTCTTGCACCGCCCGCTCAACTGGCTGCAGCGGCTGTTGTTGCTGGGGGCGGCGGTGGCCCTGGTAACCCCGGGCATCCAAAGCGACTTGGTCGGGGCCGGGCTGCTGTTGCTGGTCTATGTTTGGCAGCGCATGACCTCGGCTCGAGCTAGGCTCAGCGCATAACCGGATGCAGCGGATCCGTGCGCTATACGATCCCAAAGCCGACCCGGCCCTTCGCCGGTCGGCTTTGCTGGGTCTATATGCCCTGGCGCCGCTGCCCAACCTTCTGCTCGCGGTGATGGTTTGGTTGGTGGCCCACCGGGAACTCCAGCTCCCCGGTTGGGCGGGGGTGGGGTTGGTGGGGATTGGCCTGAGCGCGTACGTATGGGTTCGACGGCGCGTGCGCCAGCTCGACCCCAAGCGTTCCGGTTACGCCGTAGCCAGAGGGTTACTGGAGGCCGCCTCTTTGGGCACCTTTTTGCTTCTAGCGGCGCTGGCGGTGGCTTTCGGGTTGGTGGGCTGGGGGTTGCTGCTGCTAGGGATGGGGCTAGGGGGGTACTTGTTGGCCCTATCCCGCGCGTTGGATGCGCCGTAACCAGCCTTTCCACCAGCGGCGAGGGCGGAGGAGTTCCCGGATGGCTGGAAGGGCCGCCGCGATGCGTTCCTGCCCCAGCCGGTAGATGTACTCGGCCTGGCGCGTGTCGAAGGTCTCGATGGCCCGAGGAGGATCTAGCCGGATCACCAGATCGGCTTTTTCCAAGGCGAGCTGCAACAGCCGCCGTCGGGAGGCTTCTCCGGCTTGCAGCGCGGCCTCGAGGGCGGTTTTGGGTTCCACGGGAGGATAGGGGTTAGAGATATCCACCGCTAACACCGGCCCTGGGGCGAGGGAGCGGGCTACCGTCACGGGAACCTTTTCTGCCACGTCTCCGTCCACCAGAAGCCGCCCGTCCCAGACTACTGGGGGGAAAACGCTGGGAATGGCACTGCTGGCTTTAACAGCTTCCCAGACCAGACCTTCGCGAAGGGCTACGGCCTCGCCGGTGCGCAGGTCGGCGGCGACCAGGGCTAGGGGAATCGGGCTTTCCTCGATCCGCCGCTCGCCGAAAAGTCGGGCGTAACCGCTGCGCAACCCGGCCCCCTCGGAGAGGTGGGGTTTGCGAAGAAAAGCCACCAGCCGGGCCATCTGCCGCAGGGTTCCGGCCTGCACCAGCCGTTCCACATCCGGGTCGTAGAGGGTTTGCAATACCAGCTGCGGGTCGAGCGGCAGATCAAAGGCGTACATGGCCGCGGCCAAGGCCCCGGCTGAGCTTCCCGCCAGCGCCCGGATAGGGATGCCCTCCCGGCGGAGGGTCTCGAGGATCGCCAGGTGGGCGATACCGCGGACACCCCCCCCTCCTAAGGCCAGGACCAAACCCATATCTTCACTGTATCAGCCGGCGGCCCGTACACAACTCACCCCGGCTGGAGTAAGTTAGGCCTATGCACTGGGATCATGTACCTGGGGTCTTGGGGGAGATCATCCGGCGGCGCTGGGAGGAAGTGGCGCCCCGGGTCGGCTCGCCCCTGGCTGAACCGCCCGCGGTTCCCTCCTTTACCGAGGCCTTGGCCCAACCTGGTCTATCCTTGATCGCCGAGGTCAAACGCAAAAGCCCCTCTCAGGGAGACATCGCCCAACTCGATCCGGCGCAAGTCGCCCGTCAGTACGCCGAGGGCGGGGCTCGAGCCATCAGCGTGCTGACCGAGCCCCACTACTTTGCGGGTTCCGACCAGGACTTGCGGGCGGTGCGGGAGGCGGTGAGCTTGCCCATCCTGCGCAAGGACTTCACCGTGCATCCCTATCAACTCGCCGAGGCCCGCAGCTTAGGGGCTTCGGCGGCGCTGCTCATCGTGGCGGTGCTAGGTGAGGAGACCGCGGGCTTCCTCGAGGCTGCCCGCCAGGCCGGAATAGAGGCCCTGGTAGAGGTGCACGACGAGGCTGAGCTGGAGATCGCCCTAGCGGCGGGGGCGACCCTCTTGGGCGTCAACAACCGCGACCTCGCCACCCTCGAGGTCGACCTTGAAACCGCCCCTCGCTTAGGTCGTCTGGCCCGGCAGCGCGGCTACTCGGGTTTGTTGGTGGCCGAGTCGGGGTATGGGCGGGCAGAAGAACTCATCCCGCTGAAGGGGATTTTTGATGCGGTATTGGTAGGAACCAGCCTGGCCCGTAGCGGTGGATGGCGCCAAGCCGCCCTCGCCCTGATGGGTCGGGGGGGATGCTAACCGGGGCCCGAGGAAGCGCTATCGTGAGCAGATCATTAGCCCCATGAAGCCCCACCTCAGCCTGCTCGGCCCACCGACCCTTACCCTCAAGGGAAAGGTTGTTGAGCTTTCCCAGCGCAAGGCGGTAGCCTTGGTGGCCTACCTGGCGACTCGGCGGGAGCCGGTGGAGCGTTCGGTCTTGGCTGGGCTTTTGTGGGAGGGGGACGAGGAAGCGGCGCGGAGAAATCTACGGCAAGAACTCTTCCGGCTCAAGGGCTCGGTGTTCGAGCCCTTGCTCAAGCAAACCCCCCAGACCCTGGCCCTAGGCGAAGTGGACACCGACCTCGAGGCCTTCCTGGGCCACCTGACCCGGGGCGAGTGGGCGAAGGCGGCGGGGATCTGGCGGGGGGGGTTCTTGTGCGGCTTCGAGGTGCGGGGCGGCGAGGCCTTTTTGGATTGGCTCTTGCCCGAACAGGAGCGCTGGCAGGGGCTGTACCGCGAGGCTATGCTGGGCTGGGCCCGCAGCCGCGAGGCTGCCGGAGCCTACCACGAAGCGATAGAGATCTACCGGCGGCTGCTGGAGGCCGACCCTTACCAGGAGCAAGAGCAGCAGGCGGTGATTCGGCTTTACGCCCTTTTGGGCGAGACTCCGGCGGCGCTGCGGCAGTATGAGGGTTACCGTGAGGTACTGCGCCGGGAGTTCGGGGTGGAACCCTCTCCTGAGACCCAGGCCTTGTACCGCCGTTTACGTCAGGGCAAACCCCTAACCGAAGCGGAAGGCTTTTCGTTGCCTCGCGCGCTGAACGAGCCGCCGCTGGTGGGCCGGGCCGAGGACTGGATGTGGCTTGAGGCCAACCTGTGCTCGGGAGTGTTGTTGTTGGTGACCGGCGAGCCCGGGGTGGGGAAGAGCCGTTTGACCCAGGAGTTCTCCCGGCGGCGGGGCCGGACGCTCGTCGTGCGGCAGCGCGAGAGTGGTCGGAGGCTTGGCTTTAGCGGGTTTATCGAGGCCGTACGGGTGGCGCTCGAGCAAGGCTGGGATCCGGCGGGGATGGAGGCCGCTTGGCGGGACGAGCTGGCCTGGTTGGTCCCTGAGTTGGCCGGCAGCCTCGAGGCGTCCTTTCGCCGCGAGCGCCAAGAGGGGTGGCTTCGCGAGGCTGGCCGGGTGAGGTTCAAAACTCGTCCCTCCCGCTCGGCCAAGTCGCACCTCTTCGAGGCCTTGGCCCGCTTTGTACAGAACTGGGTGGGGCCAGGCGGGATCTTGCTGTGGGAGGACGTACATTGGGCCGACGAGTCCAGCCTGGAGTTTTTGCCCTACCTGGTGCAGCGTTCGGGAGGGTTAGGGTATATGGTGCTGGCCACGGCCCGCCCTGAAGAGCGGCACCCGGCCCAACTGCGGGCCGTTCTTCAGGAGCTCAAGGCGGAACAGGCGCTAAGGGTTCGCGTTCTACGGAACCTCGAGGTAGCCGAGGTGCTCGAGTTGATCCGCCACCTCTCCGGCCAAGAATCGGGGGGCAGCCTCTTTTCCGAGCGGCTGCACAAGAGTACCGGAGGGAACCCCTTTTTCCTGCTCGAAACGCTGCGCTTTTTGTTCGAGCAGGGGCTATTGCGGGTGGGAGAGGGGAGCTGGCGCACCCCCTATGACGCCTTCACCGCCGACTACCATGAACTCCCGGTCCCGCCCAGCGTACAGGGGGCGGTGCTGAGCCGCTTCCAGCACCTCACCGAGGGGACTTCGCCGATGCGGGAACAGGCCCTGCGGATCGCCCAGGCGCTGGCTTTGGCGGATCAGCCCCTCAGCCTCGAGGCCCTGCGGGATTTGCTTAGGGAGGGGTCGCCAGCAGACAACGCTCTGCTGGCTGCGCTGGACCAGCTGGTGCAGGCCGGGTTGGTGCGTGCGGGCTCGGATTCGCCGGGTGGGGTAAGGTTCAGCCTAAGCCACGAGCTCTCCCGCCAGGCTATCCTGGCCGCGATGCCCGAGACCACCCGGATGGGCTTTCATGCCCGCTTCGTCGAGCTGTTGCGGATCTCGGGGGCCCCTCCTGAGCGCTTGGCCCTGCACCTGCACCTCGCAGGCCGACCGCGCGAGGCGGCCCAGGCCTATCTCCAAGCGGCGCGCGCGGCCCGCTCGGGGCCGCTGGCCACGCAGGCCCTCAGCTACTACGCCGAAGCCCGGAGCCTGCTCGGAGAGAACCTCAGCCCGGCAGATTCCTTCGCGTTGCTGGCCGAGATCGCCGAACTCAAGTTGATCTTGGGAGAGAACCCCCGGCGCGAGGTGCACCAGATGGAGCCGCTGGCCGCCGAGCTGGGCAAGGCCGCCCAGTACCGGTTGCGCCTTTTGGAAGCGAACGCGGCGGTGCTGAGCGGGGTTGTGGAAGAGGGCATCCTCTCGGCTCGGCAGGCCCTCGAGCTGGCCGAAACCCCCCTCGAGCGGGGCCGAGCGCTGTTTCGGCTGGCCTGGCTGGAATACCGCGGCGGCGATCCCGACGCCCAGCTCGAGCCCTTGGAACAGGCCATACAAGCTTTTCATGAGGCGGGCGAGAGGGGCCTGGAGGCCCAGGCGGTGCGAAACCTTTCCGGCTACTGGTTGCGCTTGGGCCAACTCGAGGCTTTTGAGGCTGCCTACGGCGAGGCTTTGCGGCTGGCCGAGGCGACCCAGGATCGCTACTTGCTGCGCCGGCTGATGGCCGACCGGGCCAATGTGGACTGGGTGAAGGGGCGCTATGGCCAGAGCCTGGCGGCGGGGGAGCGCCTTTTGGCCGAGGCCCGCCAGACCGGCGACCTCTGGGCGGTGTGGGATGCCTTGCAGGTACAGGCCCTCAACGCCAGCGTGTTGGGGCTCGACGAGGGGCTCGAGCAGGCCCTGCAGGATTCGCTCAGGGAAGCCGAGGCCGCCGGGGCCTGGCGCGACCGGGCGGTGTTGCGGAGCGACCTGGGGGCTGGGCTGATGGCGATCAACCGCCTGGCCGAGGCCCGCGAACACCTCTCCATCGCCCTGCGTGAGCTACAGGAACTCGGCGAACGAGCCCGCTTGGGGCATACCCTTTTCGCCTTGGGGTGGACCCTTTTGGATTCGGGAGAGCCCGAGTTGGCCGAGGCTTACCTAAGCGAAGCCGCCGACTTGTGGGGAGAGCGCAAAGAGTGGCGCCACCGGGCGCGCTCGCTGGCGGCGTTGGCCTTGGCCCGCTTACGCTACGGGAACCGCGCCAAAGCCCGCGAGGCCGCTCAGGAGGCCATGCGCTACCTCGAGGACTGGGCCAAAGGGCTTTTCGACCTACCGTTGGTGCTCTACGCCTACGCCCGCGCCCTGGGCGACCACGAGGGGCGGCCCTATCTAATCCACAGCCAGCGGGGGATACACGAACTGGCGGCGGCGCTCGAGCCCACCCTGCGCGAGCGCTTGCTGGCCAACCGTTTCGTAGCCCATGCCCTGGGTAAATGACGGGGATTTAGCGCCCTAGATGTTACGAACGTCCCACGT
This portion of the Meiothermus sp. Pnk-1 genome encodes:
- the hisIE gene encoding bifunctional phosphoribosyl-AMP cyclohydrolase/phosphoribosyl-ATP diphosphatase HisIE, whose amino-acid sequence is MNIEDVQFDANGLVPVVVQDAQSGQVLTLAYANREALAKTLETRQSTFWSRSRGELWVKGATSGNTQEVVEVLLDCDQDAVLYRVIPTGPACHTGAETCFHHSITETTTPPLGEVLEKVYRTLRARLRERPEGSYVVKMHDAGLDRILKKIGEEAGEVIIAAKNGSREELAWEAADLLFHLLFTLTELGLSPQDLARVLWERNQKSASIPVERVPPV
- the hisF gene encoding imidazole glycerol phosphate synthase subunit HisF — its product is MLAKRLIPCLDVHAGRVVKGVNFVNLRDAADPVEAARAYDRAGADELVFLDITATHEERKILLDLVSQVAEQVFIPLTVGGGVRSLEDARALLLAGADKVSVNSAAVRRPELIRELSDHFGSQAVVLAIDARKSPDGWEVYVAGGRTPTGLDAVRWAERGVELGAGEILLTSMDQDGTKAGYDLPLTRAVREAVGVPLIASGGAGRREDFAAVLEVADAALAASVFHFGEIPIPELKEYLASKGFPIRIEVPA
- a CDS encoding class I SAM-dependent RNA methyltransferase; this translates as MGTVLVRGALPGEVVRVGLRSRKHHLEGQVLDILQAHPERYPDPLPPTADLPLYYSAQLPLKQGLVHEALGRIAKLEFPLSPIQPSPEALGYRTAAQYALHPSGGLAYRKPDSHQLVKLEQDPLIAPPLQEAFRLLSRWPLSNLDEVVLRGSLYEGRTLVGLIGGEAHSWKPTAQALVREGLAGVVWAEVSPKGRFRGRVRRLAGEGGLLEEFGGVLSTVEVQSFAQVNPKAAGLLYQEAARIVGNGGRAIELYAGSGVLGLHLAERFCEVIAVEISRDAVKRGEADRERLGVSHLRFHRGDARELSRFTPADLVAVDPPRSGLAAEVMQAIVQARPRRVLYVSCDPATWARDVRGLTQAGYRLAFARPYDFYPFTHHVEVLSLLER
- a CDS encoding TAXI family TRAP transporter solute-binding subunit, which gives rise to MKKILLTLASLTLAASALAQEFVTIGSGATTGVYFPVATGIAKLINDANAGIRANARSTGGSVFNINAIASGELQMGLSQNDIAYYAYNGSSIPAFEGKPVKSIRSIAVLYPEVVHIVARAEAKIDSVADLKGKRVVVGDVGSGTEQNTRQILEAYGLTFNDLGQTIRVGASQGISLLQDGRADAMFYTVGLGASAIQQLALTTRINLVTVEPAKLKTLTQKYPFYTSFIIPSGVYRGVEVSTPTVAVLSMLLASDQLSADSVYKIMKATFDNLAEFKKIHPNLERYFDPKKAVRNLPVPLHPGAERYWKEKGVIK
- a CDS encoding TRAP transporter permease, coding for MAEDNRALEIVEESELGGRKPKGYSRWLIFAVAVAWSLFQLWATWAGTLDPLKLRAIHLAFALALAFLVYPFSKKSPRDRVPWADWLLAGLGVVGALYVVVEYYGITQIRGGVPNQLDSVMATLTILVLLVASWRVLGKALPIIAAVFLLYALTGPKGALHFSLPAFLQLHAGFTWPQAVGQLYLTTEGLWGTPIGVSATFVFLFVLFGALLDKAGAGQFLIQIAYSLLGTFRGGPAKAAVVASGLHGMVSGSSVSNVVTVGTLTIPLMKRVGYPAETAGAIEVAGGSNGQLMPPVMGAAAFIMAEYLSIPYSQLIVYAAVPAVLAYATLFVVVHLEALRLGLKGVPRSELPAAGPILRSGFHYLIPLGYLIYSLVIAHMTPERAAFNTVMLIGLLILLQEAWRAWRGGQGALWGLRRGAGLILEGLEAAGRGMVGIALATASAGIIVGVVTITGIGFGLSDIVQALSMGNIIAVLVMTQIICLILGMGLPTTANYIVMASLVVPVVLNLAEKAGLQVPAVAAHLFVFYFGIMADSTPPVALAAYAASAIARSDFWRTGVQGFVYEMRTAFLAYMFFFNPKLLLIGVNGFFDVLEVVLSGFIGMVAFASGVMGFLHRPLNWLQRLLLLGAAVALVTPGIQSDLVGAGLLLLVYVWQRMTSARARLSA
- a CDS encoding patatin-like phospholipase family protein, giving the protein MGLVLALGGGGVRGIAHLAILETLRREGIPIRALAGSSAGALAAAMYAFDLPLDPQLVLQTLYDPDVERLVQAGTLRQMARLVAFLRKPHLSEGAGLRSGYARLFGERRIEESPIPLALVAADLRTGEAVALREGLVWEAVKASSAIPSVFPPVVWDGRLLVDGDVAEKVPVTVARSLAPGPVLAVDISNPYPPVEPKTALEAALQAGEASRRRLLQLALEKADLVIRLDPPRAIETFDTRQAEYIYRLGQERIAAALPAIRELLRPRRWWKGWLRRIQRAG
- the trpC gene encoding indole-3-glycerol phosphate synthase TrpC codes for the protein MHWDHVPGVLGEIIRRRWEEVAPRVGSPLAEPPAVPSFTEALAQPGLSLIAEVKRKSPSQGDIAQLDPAQVARQYAEGGARAISVLTEPHYFAGSDQDLRAVREAVSLPILRKDFTVHPYQLAEARSLGASAALLIVAVLGEETAGFLEAARQAGIEALVEVHDEAELEIALAAGATLLGVNNRDLATLEVDLETAPRLGRLARQRGYSGLLVAESGYGRAEELIPLKGIFDAVLVGTSLARSGGWRQAALALMGRGGC
- a CDS encoding BTAD domain-containing putative transcriptional regulator, which encodes MKPHLSLLGPPTLTLKGKVVELSQRKAVALVAYLATRREPVERSVLAGLLWEGDEEAARRNLRQELFRLKGSVFEPLLKQTPQTLALGEVDTDLEAFLGHLTRGEWAKAAGIWRGGFLCGFEVRGGEAFLDWLLPEQERWQGLYREAMLGWARSREAAGAYHEAIEIYRRLLEADPYQEQEQQAVIRLYALLGETPAALRQYEGYREVLRREFGVEPSPETQALYRRLRQGKPLTEAEGFSLPRALNEPPLVGRAEDWMWLEANLCSGVLLLVTGEPGVGKSRLTQEFSRRRGRTLVVRQRESGRRLGFSGFIEAVRVALEQGWDPAGMEAAWRDELAWLVPELAGSLEASFRRERQEGWLREAGRVRFKTRPSRSAKSHLFEALARFVQNWVGPGGILLWEDVHWADESSLEFLPYLVQRSGGLGYMVLATARPEERHPAQLRAVLQELKAEQALRVRVLRNLEVAEVLELIRHLSGQESGGSLFSERLHKSTGGNPFFLLETLRFLFEQGLLRVGEGSWRTPYDAFTADYHELPVPPSVQGAVLSRFQHLTEGTSPMREQALRIAQALALADQPLSLEALRDLLREGSPADNALLAALDQLVQAGLVRAGSDSPGGVRFSLSHELSRQAILAAMPETTRMGFHARFVELLRISGAPPERLALHLHLAGRPREAAQAYLQAARAARSGPLATQALSYYAEARSLLGENLSPADSFALLAEIAELKLILGENPRREVHQMEPLAAELGKAAQYRLRLLEANAAVLSGVVEEGILSARQALELAETPLERGRALFRLAWLEYRGGDPDAQLEPLEQAIQAFHEAGERGLEAQAVRNLSGYWLRLGQLEAFEAAYGEALRLAEATQDRYLLRRLMADRANVDWVKGRYGQSLAAGERLLAEARQTGDLWAVWDALQVQALNASVLGLDEGLEQALQDSLREAEAAGAWRDRAVLRSDLGAGLMAINRLAEAREHLSIALRELQELGERARLGHTLFALGWTLLDSGEPELAEAYLSEAADLWGERKEWRHRARSLAALALARLRYGNRAKAREAAQEAMRYLEDWAKGLFDLPLVLYAYARALGDHEGRPYLIHSQRGIHELAAALEPTLRERLLANRFVAHALGK